One Micromonospora eburnea genomic region harbors:
- a CDS encoding FmdB family zinc ribbon protein — MATYEYRCRQDGSFDVTLPIGTASPTVRCPRCGAPAGRLFSAARLARTPAALREAIDRAERSAERPDVVGRVPGGRPARRSTNPAHARLPRW; from the coding sequence ATGGCCACCTACGAGTACCGCTGCCGGCAGGACGGCAGCTTCGACGTCACGTTGCCGATCGGGACAGCGAGCCCCACGGTGCGCTGCCCGCGTTGCGGGGCGCCGGCCGGGCGGCTGTTCTCCGCCGCACGACTCGCCCGCACACCGGCGGCGCTACGCGAGGCGATCGACCGGGCGGAGCGCAGCGCGGAGCGACCGGACGTGGTCGGACGCGTACCCGGGGGTCGCCCAGCTCGCCGATCGACGAATCCCGCCCACGCCCGCCTGCCCCGATGGTGA
- the fmdA gene encoding formamidase: protein MPELLFALDSARSFTDQEKVGHNRWHPDIPPVATVRPGQTFRVDCREWFDGAIHNDDSAEDVRDAPLKRVHALSGPFAVAGAEPGDLLMVDILDMGPIPQEDSGPLAGQGWGYTGIFAKANGGSFLTDQFPDAYKAIWDFKGHRATSRHIPRVSFTGIAHPGLMGTAPSASLLATWNQREGALIATAPNRVPPLALPPEPENAILGTLTGAEFDRVAAEAARTAPPRENGGNQDIKNFTVGSRVFYPVYVPGANLSVGDLHFSQGDGEITFCGGIEMGGFIDLHVDLIKNGMQTYGVAENAIFLPGNTPPQFSQWLAFSGISVTLDGEQRYLDSQLAYQRACLHAIDYLTRFGYQPEQAYLLLGAAPIEGRFSGVVDIPNSCATVYLPTEIFDFDVRPTAAGPTRIDPGPGAPKASLR, encoded by the coding sequence ATGCCTGAACTGCTGTTCGCCCTCGACTCCGCCCGAAGCTTCACCGACCAGGAGAAGGTCGGACACAACCGGTGGCACCCCGACATCCCGCCCGTTGCGACGGTACGACCGGGCCAGACGTTCCGTGTCGACTGCCGCGAGTGGTTCGACGGCGCGATCCACAACGACGACTCGGCCGAGGACGTCCGGGACGCTCCACTGAAGCGGGTCCACGCCCTCAGCGGGCCGTTCGCCGTGGCGGGCGCCGAGCCGGGTGACCTGCTCATGGTCGACATCCTCGACATGGGTCCCATCCCGCAGGAGGACTCCGGTCCCCTGGCCGGCCAGGGCTGGGGTTACACCGGCATCTTCGCCAAGGCCAACGGCGGCAGCTTCCTCACCGATCAGTTCCCCGACGCGTACAAGGCCATCTGGGATTTCAAAGGGCACCGGGCCACCTCCCGGCACATCCCCCGGGTCTCGTTCACCGGGATCGCCCACCCGGGGCTGATGGGCACCGCTCCGTCCGCGTCGCTCCTGGCCACCTGGAACCAGCGCGAGGGCGCGCTGATCGCCACCGCGCCGAACCGGGTGCCGCCCCTGGCCCTGCCACCCGAGCCGGAGAACGCGATCCTCGGCACGCTGACCGGCGCGGAGTTCGACCGGGTCGCCGCCGAGGCGGCGCGTACCGCTCCGCCCAGGGAGAACGGCGGCAACCAGGACATCAAGAACTTCACCGTCGGCAGCCGGGTCTTCTACCCGGTGTACGTGCCCGGCGCCAACCTGTCCGTCGGTGACCTGCACTTCTCCCAGGGCGACGGGGAGATCACCTTCTGTGGCGGCATCGAGATGGGCGGCTTCATCGACCTGCACGTCGACCTCATCAAGAACGGCATGCAGACGTACGGTGTCGCCGAGAACGCGATCTTCCTCCCGGGGAACACCCCGCCGCAGTTCAGCCAGTGGCTTGCCTTCTCCGGAATCTCCGTCACCCTCGACGGCGAACAGCGGTACCTCGACTCGCAGCTCGCCTACCAGCGCGCCTGCCTGCACGCCATCGACTATCTGACCCGCTTCGGATACCAGCCCGAACAGGCGTACCTGCTGCTCGGCGCGGCACCGATCGAAGGCCGGTTCTCCGGCGTGGTGGACATCCCGAACTCCTGCGCGACCGTCTACCTACCCACCGAGATCTTCGACTTCGACGTACGGCCAACCGCCGCCGGCCCGACCAGGATCGACCCGGGCCCCGGCGCCCCGAAGGCCAGCCTGCGTTAG
- a CDS encoding SRPBCC domain-containing protein yields the protein MYSTRVSQHVKAPRAAVYRALVDADAIARWRVPAGMSSRVHHFEAREGGSFRVSLTYDTTEGAGKSTSRTDTYHGRFLKLVPDEQVIEEFEFETVDPAFRGMMTMTTTLTDADGGTDVLVVHEGLPDSVPAADNETGTRMALAKLARFVETGEV from the coding sequence ATGTATTCGACTCGCGTCTCGCAGCATGTCAAGGCCCCGCGCGCGGCCGTCTACCGGGCGCTGGTGGATGCCGACGCCATCGCCAGGTGGCGGGTCCCAGCCGGCATGAGCAGCCGTGTCCATCACTTCGAAGCTCGTGAAGGCGGTTCGTTCCGCGTCTCGCTCACCTACGACACGACCGAGGGCGCCGGCAAGTCGACGTCGCGCACCGACACCTACCACGGTCGTTTTCTCAAGCTCGTACCGGACGAGCAGGTGATCGAAGAGTTCGAGTTCGAGACCGTCGATCCGGCGTTTCGCGGCATGATGACGATGACCACCACGCTCACTGACGCGGACGGCGGCACCGACGTCCTTGTCGTACACGAAGGCCTTCCCGACAGCGTCCCCGCCGCCGACAACGAAACCGGTACGCGCATGGCGCTGGCCAAACTCGCCCGGTTCGTCGAGACCGGCGAGGTCTGA
- the msrB gene encoding peptide-methionine (R)-S-oxide reductase MsrB, which produces MSHEYHKTPEAISRLSPEQYRVTQEAGTEPAFDNAYWDNKEPGIYVDVVSGEPLFASVNKYDSGTGWPSFTRPIEPGNVVERQESSLGMTRTEVRSAHGDSHLGHVFDDGPVETGGLRYCMNSAALRFVPLRDLEREGYGEYRRLF; this is translated from the coding sequence GTGTCACACGAGTATCACAAGACCCCCGAGGCGATCTCCCGGCTGTCGCCGGAGCAGTACCGGGTGACGCAGGAAGCGGGGACGGAACCAGCCTTCGACAACGCGTACTGGGACAACAAGGAGCCGGGCATCTACGTCGACGTCGTGTCCGGTGAGCCCCTGTTCGCCTCCGTCAACAAGTACGACAGCGGGACCGGCTGGCCGAGCTTCACCAGGCCGATCGAGCCGGGAAACGTGGTCGAACGCCAGGAGTCCAGCCTCGGCATGACCCGTACCGAGGTCCGGTCGGCGCACGGGGACAGCCACCTCGGCCATGTGTTCGACGACGGGCCGGTGGAGACCGGCGGGTTGCGGTACTGCATGAACTCCGCCGCGCTCCGGTTCGTTCCTCTAAGAGACCTCGAACGCGAAGGCTACGGCGAGTACCGGCGGCTGTTCTGA
- a CDS encoding cytochrome P450, with the protein MITPAQDITTALPHPFYVDADGVNRPPGPEKHPYYAQFAASGSGVVPIVRQVAGELVPALLICRYADVREVLRRQDVFSRAAAAHADQVDVTGTMLGMDGPEHARVRGTVKDSFTKRAVAELRPTVRAAAEARLAELITGGSPADLVRDFTIPFTLDVVCDLLGLPREDRSQFRRWGDMFLGAGDLSRDDAARSAVEMGGYLWSQLDQRRGCPAGDLLTQIATAAADQPMDIQVKLPISLVVGGWETTASSIATFVHVLCSRPYEGDRTGWEHLLDHPEKVDSAVTELERLYSTSNGDDMPRRVMTDVELPSGARLSEGDIVIPSHDAANRDPAVFPDPERMDFDRDPNPHLSFGYGPHYCIGTHLGALEVRTAITLLLSELPGLRLAVPADRVSWKAGHAILGPTALPVAW; encoded by the coding sequence ATGATCACCCCAGCCCAGGACATCACCACTGCCCTGCCGCATCCCTTCTATGTGGACGCCGACGGCGTGAACCGCCCTCCCGGCCCCGAGAAGCACCCGTACTACGCACAGTTCGCCGCCTCCGGGTCCGGCGTGGTGCCGATCGTGCGCCAGGTCGCCGGCGAGCTGGTCCCCGCGTTGCTGATCTGCCGGTACGCAGACGTGCGGGAGGTGCTGCGCCGGCAGGACGTGTTCTCCCGAGCCGCCGCCGCGCACGCCGACCAGGTCGACGTGACGGGAACGATGCTCGGCATGGACGGCCCGGAGCACGCCCGGGTGCGGGGCACGGTGAAGGACTCGTTCACGAAGCGGGCCGTGGCGGAACTGCGCCCCACCGTACGGGCGGCGGCCGAGGCCCGGCTGGCCGAGCTGATCACCGGTGGCAGCCCGGCCGACCTGGTCCGGGACTTCACCATCCCCTTCACCCTCGACGTCGTCTGCGACCTGCTCGGCCTGCCCCGGGAGGACCGCTCGCAGTTCCGCCGGTGGGGCGACATGTTCCTCGGCGCCGGCGATCTCAGCCGCGACGACGCCGCCCGTTCCGCCGTCGAGATGGGTGGCTACCTGTGGAGCCAGCTCGACCAGCGGCGCGGCTGTCCCGCCGGCGACCTGCTGACCCAGATCGCGACGGCCGCCGCCGACCAGCCGATGGACATCCAGGTCAAGTTGCCGATCTCACTGGTGGTGGGCGGCTGGGAGACCACGGCCAGCTCGATAGCCACCTTCGTCCACGTGCTGTGTTCCCGCCCGTACGAGGGCGACCGGACCGGGTGGGAGCACCTGCTCGATCATCCGGAGAAGGTGGACTCCGCCGTCACCGAGTTGGAACGGCTCTACTCCACCTCCAACGGCGACGATATGCCCCGCCGGGTGATGACGGACGTGGAGCTGCCCAGCGGGGCCCGGCTCTCCGAGGGCGACATCGTCATCCCCTCGCACGACGCCGCCAACCGCGATCCGGCGGTCTTTCCCGATCCGGAGCGGATGGACTTCGATCGTGATCCGAACCCGCACCTGTCCTTCGGGTACGGCCCGCACTACTGCATCGGCACCCACCTGGGGGCTCTTGAGGTCCGCACCGCCATCACGCTGCTGCTGAGCGAGCTTCCCGGCCTGCGACTCGCGGTGCCCGCCGACCGGGTGTCGTGGAAGGCAGGGCACGCGATCCTCGGCCCGACGGCGTTGCCGGTGGCCTGGTAG
- a CDS encoding DUF998 domain-containing protein has protein sequence MLLALGVLLTWSALGRGAATTAARLLALAGAGGFVLAGAYPADVNENNHFLAALLIFVLGNVGMIVAALARRSPVLGAVRAGSLALGLTGLVGTALFLAQVDLGIGVGGMERVAVFPLFAWTVVVAVRVLRAGRRERGAVATR, from the coding sequence GTGCTGCTCGCGCTCGGGGTGCTGCTCACCTGGTCGGCGCTCGGCCGTGGCGCCGCCACCACGGCCGCGCGGCTGCTGGCGCTCGCCGGTGCGGGCGGGTTCGTCCTGGCCGGCGCGTATCCGGCGGACGTGAACGAGAACAACCACTTCCTCGCGGCACTGCTGATCTTCGTACTCGGCAATGTCGGGATGATCGTGGCGGCGTTGGCCCGGCGGTCACCGGTCCTGGGCGCGGTGCGGGCGGGCAGCCTCGCGCTGGGCCTGACCGGCCTGGTCGGCACGGCCCTGTTCCTGGCGCAGGTCGACCTCGGGATCGGCGTCGGCGGCATGGAACGGGTGGCCGTCTTCCCACTGTTCGCCTGGACGGTCGTGGTCGCGGTCCGGGTTCTGCGGGCGGGCCGCCGGGAGCGAGGGGCGGTCGCGACCAGGTAG
- a CDS encoding sensor histidine kinase, producing MTADEPPHLATALRGRDYLISAWPWRALAYAVTSVPLAGLLAVALLIVGTPLVAVVEAARQDRPIGLPIILCLAVTGIALVLLAPIVISPVAAVERWRLDLVDPRPLPEPPPRDGLAARYTSAASWREVAYACWLGGVVPLAYGVFALLVLLDLVLLAAPWLAEEEGQVALGWTTVDTPGQALPYTIVGILLVPVLGYVAGLLVAGQAAVARWLLGGPADGPALREVTRSRARLVNAYEAERRRIERDVHDGAQPRLTSLTLQLGLARLDVPDDSPAARPLAIAHEQAKDLMVTLRQIVQGIRPQNLTELGLAGAVRELAGEATIPVTVHADLTRPLPELVETTAYFVVSEALGNVARHARATRAEVRLTQPGRHLVVEVSDDGRGGADPARGTGLTGLADRVAAVDGRLLLASPAGGPTLVRVELPCPR from the coding sequence ATGACCGCGGACGAACCCCCGCACCTGGCCACCGCGCTGCGCGGGCGCGACTACCTGATCTCCGCCTGGCCGTGGCGGGCCCTGGCGTACGCCGTCACCAGCGTGCCACTCGCCGGGCTGCTGGCGGTCGCGCTGCTGATCGTCGGCACGCCCCTGGTGGCGGTCGTCGAAGCGGCGCGGCAGGACCGCCCCATCGGGCTGCCGATCATCCTGTGCCTCGCCGTCACCGGCATCGCCCTGGTGCTCCTCGCCCCGATCGTGATCAGCCCGGTGGCCGCGGTCGAGCGGTGGCGACTCGACCTCGTCGACCCTCGCCCGCTGCCCGAGCCGCCCCCGCGCGACGGCCTGGCGGCGCGGTACACCAGCGCGGCGTCCTGGCGGGAGGTCGCGTACGCCTGCTGGCTGGGCGGCGTCGTGCCGCTCGCGTACGGTGTGTTCGCGCTGCTCGTGCTGCTGGACCTCGTGCTGCTCGCCGCGCCCTGGCTGGCGGAGGAGGAGGGCCAGGTGGCTCTGGGGTGGACCACGGTCGACACGCCCGGCCAGGCGCTCCCCTACACGATCGTGGGGATCCTGCTCGTGCCGGTGCTGGGGTATGTGGCCGGCCTGCTCGTCGCCGGGCAGGCCGCCGTGGCCCGTTGGCTGCTGGGCGGGCCGGCCGACGGTCCGGCGCTACGCGAGGTCACCCGCTCCCGGGCCCGCCTGGTCAACGCGTACGAGGCGGAACGCCGTCGTATCGAGCGTGACGTCCACGACGGTGCGCAGCCCCGACTGACCAGCCTCACCCTCCAGTTGGGGCTGGCCCGGCTCGACGTACCCGACGACTCGCCCGCAGCCAGGCCGCTGGCCATCGCGCACGAGCAGGCCAAGGACCTGATGGTGACGCTCCGGCAGATCGTGCAGGGCATCCGACCGCAGAACCTCACCGAACTCGGCCTGGCCGGCGCCGTGCGGGAGCTGGCCGGCGAGGCCACCATCCCGGTCACCGTCCACGCCGACCTCACCCGGCCCCTGCCGGAACTCGTCGAGACCACCGCGTATTTCGTGGTGTCGGAGGCCCTGGGCAACGTCGCCCGGCACGCCCGGGCGACCCGGGCCGAGGTACGGCTGACCCAGCCGGGCCGCCACCTCGTCGTCGAGGTCTCCGACGACGGCCGCGGCGGCGCCGACCCGGCCCGGGGTACGGGCCTGACCGGCCTCGCTGACCGGGTCGCCGCCGTCGACGGACGGCTGCTGCTCGCCAGCCCGGCCGGCGGCCCTACCCTCGTGCGGGTGGAGTTGCCATGCCCCCGCTGA
- a CDS encoding response regulator transcription factor: protein MPPLIRVVLAEDEVLLREGLVGLLTRFHFEVVAAVGSAPALLEAVRAHEPDLLVTDIRMPPGQHDDGLRAAVALRAERPSRAVVVLSQYVQTEYASALLDSGDGRRVGYLLKDRVADVAEFADTLRRVAGGGTAIDPDVVRHLLHRPRDPLAALSAREREVLALLAEGHSNAAIAARLHVTEAAIGKHVGNILTKLDLPPSDDTNRRVLAVLAYLRRHGS from the coding sequence ATGCCCCCGCTGATCCGGGTCGTACTCGCCGAGGACGAGGTCCTGCTGCGCGAGGGCCTCGTCGGCCTGTTGACCAGGTTCCACTTCGAGGTGGTCGCCGCCGTCGGCTCGGCCCCGGCGCTGCTGGAGGCGGTGCGCGCCCACGAGCCGGACCTGCTCGTCACCGACATCCGCATGCCGCCCGGCCAGCACGACGACGGCCTGCGCGCGGCCGTCGCGCTCCGGGCCGAACGGCCGTCGCGCGCGGTGGTGGTGCTGAGCCAGTACGTGCAGACCGAGTACGCCTCCGCGCTGCTCGACAGCGGCGACGGCCGGCGGGTCGGCTACCTGCTCAAGGACCGGGTCGCCGACGTCGCCGAGTTCGCCGACACCCTGCGCCGGGTGGCGGGCGGCGGGACGGCCATCGACCCCGACGTGGTCCGGCACCTGCTGCACCGACCGCGGGACCCGCTCGCCGCCCTGTCCGCCCGGGAACGCGAGGTGCTCGCGCTGCTCGCCGAGGGTCACTCCAACGCGGCGATCGCGGCGCGGCTGCACGTCACCGAGGCGGCGATCGGCAAGCACGTGGGCAACATCCTGACCAAGCTGGACCTGCCGCCCAGCGACGACACCAACCGCCGGGTGCTGGCGGTCCTCGCCTACCTGCGCCGCCATGGGTCCTGA
- a CDS encoding N-acetyltransferase: MAINIASLADRPDLAPLLDDDFDGAWPQFMLWDPMASVYYGVAHDLFPEFVFAAVDSDEPGRAVARAYAVPLRWTEAQLPDGGWDRVIQRAAINRLAGHTPNIVSAIEICVRPDRRGSGLSALMLAAMREAVAKLGYDTLVAPVRPSGKHTRPDLPMSEYAAQVREDGLPVDPWLRVHVRAGGRIERVATRSMVISGTLAEWRSWTGLPFDTSGPVHVPGALVPVHCDVAHDHAVYVEPNVWVRHRL; encoded by the coding sequence GTGGCCATCAACATCGCAAGCCTGGCAGACCGTCCCGACCTCGCCCCCCTGCTCGACGACGACTTCGACGGGGCCTGGCCGCAGTTCATGCTCTGGGACCCGATGGCTTCCGTTTACTACGGCGTCGCGCACGACCTGTTCCCCGAGTTCGTCTTCGCCGCCGTCGACTCCGACGAACCGGGACGCGCCGTCGCGCGGGCGTACGCCGTGCCGTTGCGCTGGACGGAGGCGCAGCTTCCCGACGGCGGCTGGGACCGGGTGATCCAGCGTGCCGCCATCAACCGGCTCGCCGGGCACACCCCGAACATCGTCTCGGCCATCGAGATCTGCGTCCGCCCCGACCGGCGGGGCAGCGGATTGTCCGCGCTGATGCTCGCCGCCATGCGCGAGGCCGTCGCGAAGCTCGGCTACGACACCCTCGTCGCCCCGGTCCGCCCGAGCGGCAAGCACACCCGGCCCGACCTGCCGATGAGCGAGTACGCCGCGCAGGTCCGCGAGGACGGCCTGCCGGTCGACCCGTGGCTGCGGGTGCACGTACGAGCCGGTGGGCGCATCGAACGGGTCGCCACCCGTTCCATGGTGATCAGCGGGACGCTCGCCGAGTGGCGTTCCTGGACGGGCCTGCCGTTCGACACCAGCGGCCCGGTGCACGTGCCGGGCGCCCTGGTGCCGGTGCACTGCGACGTGGCCCACGACCACGCCGTCTACGTCGAGCCCAACGTCTGGGTCCGCCACCGGCTGTAG
- a CDS encoding TIGR04013 family B12-binding domain/radical SAM domain-containing protein, whose amino-acid sequence MSAPDLVLVLRYRKAVTYGLHVLLGALEQHETPTRYEVRFGETPEATAAHIREASGSAARVLVLWSFYSPDAEAMARELAQIRALADAPNVTHLAGGVHATAEPVQTLDAGWDMAAVGEGETTLLRLVDAVGDPTSIPGLAYRDATGTVVRTGRPERRPLDDFRGFSLKWDRFNALEVTRGCVFSCRFCQTPFMFSARFRHRSVANVRWHVDAMRRRGLRDVRFITPTALSYGSQTDAPYLDAVEELLASCKEGIGPDGRVFFGSFPSEIRPEHVSREALRLVRKYCANNNIIVGAQSGSDRVLDAAKRGHGVDEVKRAVRLGVEEGFRINVDMIFGMPGENQADVDASLRLARELADLGARIHAHTFMPLPGTPWRDAPPGDVAPETISEVDRLSRRGALYGHWQKQRDHAARLAAAAEAYPRPGRSRTILPIADR is encoded by the coding sequence ATGAGCGCTCCCGATCTGGTGCTGGTGCTGCGGTATCGCAAGGCGGTGACGTACGGCCTGCACGTTCTACTCGGCGCGCTGGAGCAGCACGAGACGCCCACCCGGTACGAGGTGCGCTTCGGCGAGACTCCGGAGGCGACCGCGGCGCACATCCGGGAGGCGTCGGGCTCGGCGGCCCGGGTGCTGGTGCTGTGGTCGTTCTACTCCCCCGACGCCGAGGCGATGGCCCGGGAACTGGCCCAGATCCGCGCCCTGGCCGACGCACCGAACGTGACGCACCTCGCCGGCGGCGTACACGCGACCGCCGAACCCGTGCAGACGTTGGACGCCGGGTGGGACATGGCGGCGGTCGGCGAGGGCGAGACGACGTTGCTGCGCCTGGTGGACGCGGTCGGCGACCCGACCAGCATCCCCGGCCTCGCCTACCGCGACGCCACCGGCACGGTGGTACGGACCGGACGCCCCGAGCGGCGGCCGCTCGACGACTTCCGCGGTTTCTCGCTGAAGTGGGACCGGTTCAACGCCCTGGAGGTCACCCGAGGCTGCGTCTTCTCCTGCCGGTTCTGCCAGACCCCGTTCATGTTCTCGGCGAGGTTCCGGCACCGCAGCGTGGCGAACGTACGCTGGCACGTCGACGCGATGCGGCGGCGCGGGCTGCGCGACGTCCGTTTCATCACCCCCACCGCGCTGTCCTACGGCAGCCAGACCGACGCGCCGTACCTGGACGCGGTCGAGGAACTCCTCGCCTCCTGCAAGGAGGGGATCGGCCCGGACGGGCGGGTCTTCTTCGGCTCGTTCCCCAGCGAGATCCGGCCCGAGCACGTCTCCCGGGAGGCGCTGCGGCTGGTCCGGAAGTACTGCGCCAACAACAACATCATCGTGGGTGCCCAGTCCGGCTCGGACCGGGTCCTCGACGCCGCGAAGCGGGGGCACGGCGTCGACGAGGTCAAGCGCGCCGTCCGCCTCGGTGTCGAGGAGGGTTTCCGGATCAACGTCGACATGATCTTCGGGATGCCGGGCGAGAACCAGGCCGACGTCGACGCGTCGCTGCGCCTCGCCCGTGAACTCGCCGACCTGGGCGCCCGCATCCACGCCCACACCTTCATGCCGCTGCCCGGCACGCCGTGGCGGGACGCGCCGCCCGGTGACGTGGCCCCGGAGACGATCAGCGAGGTGGACCGGCTCTCCCGGCGGGGCGCCCTCTACGGCCACTGGCAGAAGCAACGTGACCACGCCGCCCGGCTGGCCGCGGCGGCCGAGGCGTATCCGCGGCCTGGCCGGAGCCGCACCATCCTGCCCATCGCCGACCGCTGA
- a CDS encoding glycoside hydrolase family 65 protein, with product MEDEYGVPADVDPGCELCSRPPPPGWTLAYREGEAPDEEGTRETILTLGNGYLATRGAAPEASADGVHYPGTYLAGFHNRLFGAAGDESIVNLPNWLPLTFRPAGGDWFAPGQGRRVHEHRMLDLRRGVYLRELVVVDRARRRTRVRQRRLVSMANPHQAALETSIIAENWSGRLEIRSGIDGGVVNANAPAEAGSCGRHLTEVATGGDDAEIVWLTAVTTNSRHQVALAARIRIVDGVAHSTQSIHGPDAVSQLIGIDVTPGERVVVEKTVTVFSNRDRVVSVPLSAALDELREAGGFALALTDHVAAWSRLWARFRLDVGEKHAWQLPIRVHTFHLLQTLSPHVIGLDAGVPARGLHGEGYHGHIFWDELFVYPYLDLRMPELTRALLEYRHRRLTAARRQAAAAGMPGGLFPWQSGDSGRDESPARSPSPVTGEWVDDYTGRQQHVNLAVAYCVWRYWETTGDLSFLAACGLELLVETARFWAGLATYDPADDRYDIRGVMGPDEFHDGYPGRPGQGLDNCAYLNVMVAWVLGRATEACAIVGRHPGARPWRAVAPTDDERHRWAHIGRRLRLAFLDDGILAQFEGYGDLAELDWDRYRQRYGDLRQLGPLLQAEGDHPNRYRISKQADVLMLLYLFSAEELTALVRGLGYEFDPARIPATVDYYLSRTSHGSTLSRVAHAWVLARTDRRRSFEMLVAALGTDLADPQRSSTRNGIHLGASAGTLDILQRCYTGLEIRDDLLRLNPLLPEGLDRLDFVIRYRNQLISLHVDHERLRVSAAPGADQPVPVAVRGRTFQLAPGSTVTVELRSPSVPDHHAARPISAVESG from the coding sequence GTGGAAGATGAGTACGGGGTGCCGGCGGACGTGGACCCGGGGTGTGAGCTGTGCAGCAGGCCTCCGCCGCCCGGTTGGACGTTGGCGTACCGGGAGGGCGAGGCACCGGACGAGGAAGGCACGCGGGAGACGATCCTGACCCTGGGCAACGGATACCTGGCCACCCGCGGGGCGGCGCCGGAGGCGTCGGCGGACGGCGTCCACTATCCGGGCACCTACCTCGCCGGCTTCCACAACCGGCTCTTCGGCGCGGCGGGCGACGAGAGCATCGTCAACCTGCCGAACTGGCTGCCGTTGACGTTCCGTCCCGCCGGTGGCGACTGGTTCGCGCCCGGGCAGGGCCGGCGGGTGCACGAGCACCGGATGCTGGATCTGCGGCGCGGCGTCTACCTGCGGGAACTGGTGGTGGTCGACCGTGCCCGGCGGCGTACCCGGGTCCGGCAGCGCCGGTTGGTGTCGATGGCGAACCCCCATCAGGCGGCGCTGGAGACCAGCATCATCGCGGAGAACTGGTCCGGCCGGCTGGAGATCAGGTCGGGCATCGACGGTGGGGTGGTCAACGCGAACGCCCCGGCGGAGGCGGGCAGCTGCGGGCGGCATCTCACCGAGGTGGCGACCGGCGGGGACGACGCGGAGATCGTCTGGCTGACGGCGGTGACGACGAACTCGCGACACCAGGTGGCCCTGGCGGCCCGCATCAGGATTGTCGACGGTGTCGCGCACAGCACCCAGTCGATCCACGGGCCGGACGCCGTGAGCCAGCTGATCGGGATCGACGTGACGCCCGGGGAACGCGTCGTGGTGGAGAAGACGGTGACGGTCTTCTCCAACCGGGACCGGGTGGTGTCCGTGCCGTTGTCCGCCGCACTCGACGAACTGCGGGAGGCGGGCGGATTCGCCCTGGCGCTGACGGACCATGTCGCCGCGTGGTCCCGGCTGTGGGCGCGGTTCCGGCTCGATGTCGGCGAGAAGCACGCCTGGCAACTGCCGATCCGGGTGCACACCTTCCATCTGCTGCAAACGCTGTCTCCGCACGTCATCGGCCTGGACGCCGGTGTGCCCGCGCGCGGCCTGCACGGCGAGGGCTACCACGGGCACATCTTCTGGGACGAGCTGTTCGTCTATCCGTATCTGGATCTGCGGATGCCGGAGCTGACCCGGGCCCTGCTGGAGTACCGGCACCGGCGGTTGACCGCGGCGCGGCGGCAGGCCGCCGCGGCGGGCATGCCGGGCGGCCTATTTCCCTGGCAGAGCGGCGACAGCGGCCGGGACGAGAGCCCTGCCCGTTCGCCGTCGCCGGTGACGGGGGAGTGGGTGGACGACTACACCGGCCGCCAGCAGCACGTCAACCTGGCGGTGGCCTACTGCGTGTGGCGGTACTGGGAGACCACCGGTGACCTGTCGTTCCTCGCCGCGTGCGGACTGGAACTGCTGGTCGAGACGGCACGGTTCTGGGCCGGTCTGGCCACCTACGACCCGGCCGACGACCGGTACGACATCCGTGGGGTGATGGGGCCGGACGAGTTCCACGACGGGTACCCGGGCCGGCCCGGCCAGGGGCTGGACAACTGCGCGTACCTCAACGTGATGGTTGCCTGGGTGCTCGGCCGTGCCACGGAGGCTTGCGCGATCGTCGGCCGGCATCCGGGGGCCAGGCCGTGGCGTGCGGTCGCCCCGACCGACGACGAGCGGCACCGCTGGGCGCACATCGGGCGGCGGCTACGGCTGGCCTTCCTCGACGACGGGATACTCGCCCAGTTCGAAGGGTACGGCGACCTGGCGGAACTGGACTGGGACCGCTACCGGCAGCGGTACGGCGACCTGCGGCAGCTAGGGCCGTTGTTGCAGGCCGAGGGGGACCACCCGAACCGCTACCGCATCTCCAAGCAGGCCGACGTGCTGATGCTGCTGTACCTGTTCAGCGCCGAGGAACTCACCGCCCTGGTGCGCGGCCTGGGCTACGAGTTCGACCCCGCCCGCATCCCGGCGACCGTCGACTACTACCTGTCCCGGACGAGCCACGGTTCGACCCTGAGTCGCGTCGCGCACGCGTGGGTGCTGGCCCGGACGGACCGTCGTCGCTCCTTCGAGATGCTGGTGGCCGCGCTCGGCACCGACCTCGCGGATCCGCAGCGCAGCTCGACGCGCAACGGCATCCACCTCGGCGCCAGCGCCGGAACGCTGGACATCCTGCAACGCTGCTACACCGGCCTGGAGATCCGCGACGACCTGCTCCGGCTCAACCCGCTGCTGCCCGAGGGGCTCGACCGCCTCGACTTCGTCATCCGGTACCGCAACCAGTTGATCTCCCTGCACGTGGATCATGAACGGTTGCGCGTCTCCGCCGCTCCCGGCGCCGACCAACCCGTCCCGGTCGCGGTCCGGGGCCGGACCTTCCAACTCGCCCCCGGTTCGACCGTCACCGTCGAGCTGCGGTCGCCATCCGTGCCGGATCACCACGCCGCGCGGCCGATCTCCGCCGTCGAGAGCGGGTGA